The Vigna angularis cultivar LongXiaoDou No.4 chromosome 6, ASM1680809v1, whole genome shotgun sequence genome contains the following window.
taattaaaaacaatattatttttagagagaaggaaatTGTGGGCAAGTTCAAGTTGGACAGTAAAGAAGGGTCTGGAAAGGAATCCCCCACGCGTGAGGTGAACAGAGCACGAAGCCTTCTTACTTCAATTTctctctgttttctctctcttttttcccAAATTCTGCGATTTCAACCCAATCTTCATCCTCGGGTCAGTTTCAATTGCTTTAGGTTCTTTCGTCATGCTGATTTCTTGTTTCGCTAACTTTTTCCCTCTTTCTTCTTTAGTCTCTGCATGCTGTAGTGTTTTACTTTCATCTATACCGAAACTAACCCTCAAATGGAAAATACCTCCTCAACAGAACTTCTTCGcgcttctcttcttctcttaaaAGGTTTATTTTGTAGTTGTAGGATGTAAACTACACCAAAGTCGTTTTAAAATTCCTTATCaataatattatgataattattgtttttcaGCAACTAGCAGGTTGTTGTCACCTCCGCATGCCTTCTAGTatatgtgatttttattttctaatttctttgattttcgttttttattttaattttggtatTTTGGCGTTTTTTTAGTATAACTTAGCAATTCGGTACGGGCAATGTTTGTCAATTATGGGAATGGTGAAAATGATATTTCAGTTTTCTGGATCTTCAAATTTTGGGGTGTACTCAATCGTTTTGTGTTTGGTATAGCTGATTTATTCTGGATTTATGGTGTATTTTACTGTCTAAATTCGTAGTAAGTTGCTAAATAAGATGAAGTTGTATGAATTTTAAAGTTAAGAAGAGAACAAGAGTGGCTGATTGATAAGTTGGCATGAGGGCCTAAAGGGAATGAGATTCTGGGATAGCGAAAGTTCAACATAGGAGATGATAATTATACAATAAAGAATATCCTTAGATAATAAGTTCTTTTGTCAAACTGGGCTGGTTAATGTTTTGGCCATCATGATCTACTTTaccataaaaaagaaaaaagaatgttTGTCAAGCTGTTAAAACTTGAAGCAGGAACCATTTGGATtcccttttataattttgagcCCTAGTATGTATAGTGTGAGCTGTAATGCCagttatgtatttttttaactaaaatacaatattaaaaattttacattattggaaaattactattatattcaaaatttccAAATTTGGTGTTATCATACTTACAGTAAACAGAGATGAAGGGATTGGTATTGGAAATTTCTAATGGATATAGAGATGAGGGGATATCTGCCTGTGTTGTGGTAGTGGTGATACAAGTGCTAGCTGGCCTTGCTAAGACTCGCAATGCCGTAGCTAGTGTGTTAGCCTAACATTAAGAATTCACTGTTGGCTGCTGTAGCCTGTAGGTATTAATGGTAATTtctattcataatttttaagcTCCATGCATATGCAAGCGCTGATTAGCATTGGTTCTGTTTCAATGATTTTTCAAACTTATGGTTTAAGAAGTCAAGCTATGTTTTCTATTTGGCATATTCTGTAATTGAAAAGCCACCTTTGGACTTTGATGGCAGATATAATTAAAGTAGCATGACATTGGATCAACCAGTTGAATGTATCTTTAATGGTGGATAAAAAGTCTCAGCGGAATATCAAACATCTGCATGTACGAGGTATAGACTATTATAGTTAAATTCAACTCCAgtattttaagtataatattcTTGTGCCATACTAAACTGATACAGTGCAATGACTTGTATTAATTTTCTCTGGTTCAAATTCCAATCTTTACATTATGCAGAATATATATTCCCCCCTACTTCCTTTCCTTATAAGACATCAAGGTACCATATGTCTTCTTGAGGTACCTATTGAATATAGTTGTCAATCAAGTTGGTGCAAGGAAACATCTATCCCAAACTTGTTAAGATGGTTAGGATCTGTCTCTAACTCTAAAACAgtgtttttttctaaatttcacaGGATTAGATAGAAACTAACTTCACTTCTCtactaactaaaataatttacaatgtTATTACTGTGTTTCTCTGCTTAAGTTTGTTCATTTCACACTTAAAAATGATGGTTATATGCTGACATGTCTTTACTGAGCACGAGTGCCTTTTTCTGCATTAACTAAAAGGTTacctcctttttcttctacttaTGCCATAGTGATTAAAATAAGTTTCTGTCATTGGTTGCTTAGTCATGTCACATCTTTGGCCATGTTCCCAagattttcatttctttatacATCACCCTAAAGCTATGCACTCAATATTGAACAGTTTGTTGTGAGCTGGAAGAAACATGACTGTACTATAGCTAATACTCAGTGGCAGATGTATGTGATAACTGAAAAATGTGCTTTTGTTAATTGTATAATGTGAACCATTCTgtaatattattgattatatcaTTGTTTGGACTTCCTTAGATGTTTTGTTGAAGTAGTATTGCTATTTCTGATTGAATATCACTGTTATATGAAATGAACTTTCTGTCTGTAGCATAATCTTATTAGCAGGCTGTTGTGCAATCCAATCTCAAAACAGCTAGATATGAAGATCTGGCTTGATAATTATTGATAAACTTCTGAAGTACTAGCCTTGAAAAGGTAGATGTTGATTGGTCATTGGTGATGGGGGTAGCTGATGTTACAGTTAATTTGAAGTGCACAGTACTTGTTAATGATAAATTTGAACCCTAAATCTGTACGACATTTCTTCTACTTTTTTCCTAAATCAGCACCATGTGTTTCCTTATTTGAATAGCCCAATATCGAGCTCGAGTTAGGCTTTTGTTGAATTTCAGTTTGAATCTTAGATGACAAGGTTCTTGTTTTGTAAGACGAACATTCTAATAAAAGTTATTCCAGAACTTATCcttttttatgaataatgaaAAAAGTTATGGGTTGTACTGTTATTTATTGTTTCCTCTTTCCTGCCAATTCTAACAGAATTGTGGGGGTTTTACTTGTATGTgctttaacaaatttatatgtCTCGTGCTTGTTATTTCTCTCTTTATCAGGTTTGATGTCTTATGTTTATCTACTTGTTACAATATGTGATGCGTATTTATTTGAGTATTTCTCCTATATTGTGCCTTTGTTTCACAGCTTGAAGATAACGTGTGGGATGGATTTGGTGAATGTGATGATCATACAGTGCCCCATGCTGGTGACAAGCATAATAAACAGTTAACAGTACAGGGAGATATCTGTAAGGATTCACTTCATAAATTACATGGTATAGGAAGTAGTGATTGCCGTAATAGCTATGGTACTCAGGATAAGGAGGAATTGTACTTAGAGAATATGACTCAGAAAGAGAAAATGCTAGAAAAGGATTCTTGGTCTCATACACCTGAAGCTGTGTTTTCTTCTCGTGTTGGTGACTCAAGTAAAGAAGCCAAAAGGCCAACTTTAGATGACACAGGCATGTCTGATCAGGGCTTCAAGAGCAGCAATTTAGATTCTGGTGGATGTGAGCTCTGTGAAGATGATACTATCTTGGGAGACAAGTGTGTGGTTGAAAATGACAGTGTCTGTCAATATCCAATCAATCACATATCCCAAGCTGACAATGAACTCAGTTTTCTTGATAATGATGGGTGGTTAGATATAGGAAACTTTGAAGATGTTGACAGGATGTTGTAAGAAATTCTCCTATTTGGCAGAAATTTCCTTatcttttcctttgttttcaaATGCTAATCAATTCATTGCAAtcatctttcaaaatataaatatcacttttttaaatttcagaagttgTGATTTAACGTTTGGAGCTGGAAGCCTCAACAATGAAGAGGAGTTCTGCTGGCTCTCATCTTCTCATGGTGCTGAAGGTTCTGATGATGCATTGAAGTCTGACTTTAAGTTTTCATATGCAGAAATGAGTCCATTGAAAAGTTTAACAGATTATAAAATGGATTCTAAGGAAAATTTGGTTGGTATTTCAAAAGATTCCAATGAAAGATCATCTCCTGTTGATGAAAAAAACAGTTCTCAAATGGATGTTATTGACGATAGTGTACCTGTTCCATTATCAATGTTCAGTGAGAATGAGTCTGATATGAAATCTGGTGATATAATTGACTTGCTACCCAAAGAAAAGGTTGGTTAcccattcattttattttcattatattttctctCTATCTTCTAATATAGGTTCTGAATTcccaactttttaattatggaGCAAAAACACGTTATGCGAATTCTTTTACCTAAATATGGGAAGTGGGGGAGGGGTCGGGATTATTTGAACAATCTCCTGTAGTGGTCTTTTCAAAGGATTGTGACATAGTAAGTTTTGACACATGCCTTTGACCTGGTAAAAATTATTGATGccattaaattaaactattgaACATGGTAATACAAGTCTATCATGAGCTTTCGCAGAACTGATTATGTTTGACATTTCAAGGATAATAATGTACCTCTATTTGATATAGATTATGTTTTTTCATGTTAcactactttttattttctgattaaAAATTGGACTCGAGACCTTTATGTTATACTCAAAAAGTCATCAATTGTTTCATTTCACTTTCAAGGGTAATTTGTTGGATTTACTGGGTTTCATTGTAAGTTGTAATAGTAAACTGAACTATTCCAAATCCATTTTATTAGGGTGAGCCCTTAAACTGAACTAAGTTGACTCCTAACTATTACATCacctatttttttgttttacagcCGCAGAGGAAGCTGCCAAAGCCATCAGCGAGAAGGCGAAAAAACTGTTACATAGAAAATGGAGGTTCTGTTCATCCTTACGCACCTCCAGAGAATTATGCAGATACAAAGCAACCGTTTGGAACGTCTTCCAGTGGAGTTACATCTCTTGATAGCATCCAGAAACATAAGCTGAACTTAGATTCTGATTCTTTAGGCTGTATACAGGCACAAATTCCTACAAGACTCCCAGACTATAGTCATGCTCGAAATCACAGTTCCTTGTTTCCAACTTTATCTGGATCAAGATCTGAGCATGACGGTCATCTGTCTCCTTCTGTTAAAGAGTCATCATATGCATCAAACATTGAATCTCATGGTCATTCTTTGGACGCTGCTGCCTTGAAAACGTTTGAAAACAGAGAAAAGTTGTACCAATGCTGTGATGGACCTCCGTTAACCAGCAGTTTCAAAAATGATAATACGCCAAATCAAATACCACTTCATAGTCCCGGTTCAGCTCAGCAAATAGGTCACCAGTTTGAAAATGACAATGAAGGTCATAGTGAAGTCCAGGGAGTCAGCCTAGGCTTTTCACCAGAAATAGATTCTTCAGCAGTGCAGGAAAGCTCATCCATGGGCTCTGTTCTGGAGCAAACCTCACTTGAAGCAACTAGCTTTTGCCACCTGCAACAGATCATGGATCAGGTATCTGAATCTTATTCAAGTTTGGTCCTGTTtgttctttatatattttttatcttgagAGGAATgagtatattatatttatttgctCAACATTGAACTCTAAACATGTATTGAAATGGTTAGCTTTGATTTTGACCACTAATACTTAGTAAGAGAAATAGCATTTAAGTTTATAGTTTATCAGTTGGCAatgttttatcaaatttatcaaaattactCAGGGTTTAAGCAGCGGAAAggaatatcaaatttattatttttactgtaTTATTCAAGAATTTAAGGCAAAGCCTGAACTGAAGAACTAAAGATTTGTAGTTGTCATAACTATTAGTTTTCAGCAATTTTCCATCTTTGTTTATTGGCAAGTTTTGGTTATGTTCTTTAGTTGGAGTTGCTGTCATGTGACCAACAGCTAGCTCACAGGTTTGAGTTGTGGTGACATCCTCTGGCAAATGCAAGGTAAGGCTGCGGATAATAGATCTTTAAGGGGTCACGGTTGAATCTATATAGCAAGCACTAGGTTGCCTTTTTTTGCCCCTACCTATACAGGGAGTAGGCTTATATAGTGCTTATTTGATTTACTTCGTTGGACCTGAGTCTGCTTTGGATTGGTAACATATTAGCGTATGCTGTGtttagtaatttattttaagtggTGATGTTGcatattaaataaacaaaccTGATGCTACGAAACTAGTAGTTAGcacttttcaagaaaaaagaaaaagaaaactgaagATTCGAAGTCGTGATGCTAAGTTTACCTGCATGTGACTCGTTACTGGAAATTGTGGCTTCATTGATTGTAATTGTCTATCACATCACACCTAAAATTTGCTTGATGCAGTTGGATATTAAAACCAAACTTTGCATAAGGGACAGTCTATACCGCTTGGCTAAGAGTGCGGAGCAAAGACACAACAATAATGCTAATGGTTGCATTGGAGACAATGAAGCATGCAAAGCAATGATGGTGCAGGATGCAAGCAGGTATCGCTCACTTTCTTCGCTTTAgacttatatttttcttcactACAAGGTATGACATGACTTAGAATGTTCGTAGTTTTGTATGCTACGTATCTGGCCTTTGTAATGTTTCCAAAGATGTATTATGGTATTATTTTATTCACGTACTGacgttatttattttttggatCTATCTCAAAATACCATGTTTATGAATTAATGTTTTGGATAACACATAGCTTCATTCAGGTGTACCGGATTAATGGACATGGAAACTAACACAAATCCCATCGATCGGTCTGTAGCACACTTATTGTTTCACAGGCCTTCAGATCCATCAATGTTGCTTCCTAACGAAACTTTACCTTTCAAATCCGGAGCCACAGTATGCTTTCATGAAATTTTGacattttagtaaaaaattacAGTTTAGTCCTGCTCTCATTTTCTAGTTTAATTGGCAGATACATCATGGATTAGTGGTCAATCTACCAGTAAAGACTGAGAAACAAGTCTGTCAAGAAGATTCTTCAGCCGGATTGGAGAACAAGTTTTCCGGGGGAAACAACACCAAATGAAGGTGAAACCAGCATTGACAGGTTTCGTTGTACAATTTTTACTTTTCCAATCATCGTCGTACATGATGATGTATAATTATTTCGGGCTTACTCGGATCCCttagttaattttgtaattCATTTTTGCATCGAATGCCATAATACTGATGTAAATTTGTGCTAATCGTCGTCATAAGGTAGCATATACGATGATTTAGAGCAGTGCCACGCTCGCAATTATTTTCATCCGAAATGTCACTATCATCGCGCAGCCCACCAACTCATTAGATTAATCTGAAAGTAGTCTCTGTTGAATGTACCGTTTATTTTTCTGGAATGAATCACTTCTTTGAccttttttcaataaaattatgaGACGTGAAGTGGACGCGAAGACCTTCAATAGTAACTTgaccttttttgtttttgtaaggTCTACTTATTTAAAGTTCTTGTGCGTTTTTGTATTGTCTATCACCGTTATTTGTTTCCAGATTACCAATTATTGGACCCTCTAGTGGCAACTTTTTATCAGAATTTTACTGGATTTAAATGTCTTCCACCCTTGAAAGTTGGAACCTAATTGGGTTGCAACTCATAAACCAGATCAACCAATTCTAGTACATATATGTACTAATAATTTGACTATGAAAaggtaatattatttttttatttataataatatatagaaGGAATTGGgcatattttactttaatatatttaatattatgttattcattttttttttctattttcttgttCAAATAACTACAAAAACTCTTCTCAATTTTTTCTTATA
Protein-coding sequences here:
- the LOC108343053 gene encoding protein LNK1 isoform X1; its protein translation is MYELEDNVWDGFGECDDHTVPHAGDKHNKQLTVQGDICKDSLHKLHGIGSSDCRNSYGTQDKEELYLENMTQKEKMLEKDSWSHTPEAVFSSRVGDSSKEAKRPTLDDTGMSDQGFKSSNLDSGGCELCEDDTILGDKCVVENDSVCQYPINHISQADNELSFLDNDGWLDIGNFEDVDRMLSCDLTFGAGSLNNEEEFCWLSSSHGAEGSDDALKSDFKFSYAEMSPLKSLTDYKMDSKENLVGISKDSNERSSPVDEKNSSQMDVIDDSVPVPLSMFSENESDMKSGDIIDLLPKEKPQRKLPKPSARRRKNCYIENGGSVHPYAPPENYADTKQPFGTSSSGVTSLDSIQKHKLNLDSDSLGCIQAQIPTRLPDYSHARNHSSLFPTLSGSRSEHDGHLSPSVKESSYASNIESHGHSLDAAALKTFENREKLYQCCDGPPLTSSFKNDNTPNQIPLHSPGSAQQIGHQFENDNEGHSEVQGVSLGFSPEIDSSAVQESSSMGSVLEQTSLEATSFCHLQQIMDQLDIKTKLCIRDSLYRLAKSAEQRHNNNANGCIGDNEACKAMMVQDASRCTGLMDMETNTNPIDRSVAHLLFHRPSDPSMLLPNETLPFKSGATIHHGLVVNLPVKTEKQVCQEDSSAGLENKFSGGNNTK
- the LOC108343053 gene encoding protein LNK1 isoform X2; protein product: MYELEDNVWDGFGECDDHTVPHAGDKHNKQLTVQGDICKDSLHKLHGIGSSDCRNSYGTQDKEELYLENMTQKEKMLEKDSWSHTPEAVFSSRVGDSSKEAKRPTLDDTGMSDQGFKSSNLDSGGCELCEDDTILGDKCVVENDSVCQYPINHISQADNELSFLDNDGWLDIGNFEDVDRMLSCDLTFGAGSLNNEEEFCWLSSSHGAEGSDDALKSDFKFSYAEMSPLKSLTDYKMDSKENLVGISKDSNERSSPVDEKNSSQMDVIDDSVPVPLSMFSENESDMKSGDIIDLLPKEKPQRKLPKPSARRRKNCYIENGGSVHPYAPPENYADTKQPFGTSSSGVTSLDSIQKHKLNLDSDSLGCIQAQIPTRLPDYSHARNHSSLFPTLSGSRSEHDGHLSPSVKESSYASNIESHGHSLDAAALKTFENREKLYQCCDGPPLTSSFKNDNTPNQIPLHSPGSAQQIGHQFENDNEGHSEVQGVSLGFSPEIDSSAVQESSSMGSVLEQTSLEATSFCHLQQIMDQLELLSCDQQLAHRFELW